The Eriocheir sinensis breed Jianghai 21 chromosome 4, ASM2467909v1, whole genome shotgun sequence genome has a segment encoding these proteins:
- the LOC126982340 gene encoding cyclin-dependent kinase 4-like, translating to LNSFFPFLRLLDVCQGQVEQDRRLNLVLVLEYVNQDLFHYLRGCPTPGLDQARIKSLIHQILCGVDFLHSNRIIHRDLKPQNILVDRTGRVKITDFGLARIYDFNMRLTTMVVTLWYRAPEILLSTSYATPVDVWSCGCIFAELFRRKPMFEGHTEGDQLQRIFDVIGTPHERDWPRDVSLSLNNFRNHHPKEVRDEVPEITDVASDLLQKMLKFVPSRRISASQALQHDYFRELNAPRLMASSNRSTLTQQVLSPAPLATSSPTNHHHLHHHHPRHTNAPPSTTSTTTTTTTADNPAVPSQVNTNDENNPNAGNSANTNNAMLSRAPEPKAIITATTSTNTDTSTAISPSTPQPVTTTTAIPAPSPTSGSASSSM from the exons CTgaactccttttttccctttctcaggTTACTCGACGTGTGCCAGGGCCAGGTGGAGCAGGACCGCCGCCTCAacctggtgctggtgctggagtaCGTGAACCAGGACCTCTTCCACTACCTCAGGGGATGTCCCACCCCCGGGTTGGACCAGGCGAGAATTAAG AGCCTGATACACCAAATCCTGTGCGGCGTGGACTTCCTGCACAGTAACCGCATCATCCACCGGGACCTCAAGCCCCAGAACATCCTCGTCGACAGAACCGGCCGCGTCAAGATCACAGACTTCGGCCTCGCCAGGATATACGACTTCAACATGCGGCTAACGACCATG GTGGTCACGTTGTGGTACCGGGCCCCCGAAATCCTGCTCAGCACCAGCTACGCCACGCCCGTCGATGTCTGGTCCTGCGGCTGCATCTTCGCCGAACTCTTCCGCCGGAAACCCATGTTCGAGGGACACACGGAGGGAGACCAGCTGCAGAGGATATTCGA CGTGATCGGGACGCCCCACGAGCGTGACTGGCCCAGGGACGTCTCGCTCTCCCTCAACAACTTCCGGAACCACCACCCGAAGGAGGTGCGCGACGAGGTGCCGGAGATCACGGACGTCGcttcagacctcctccag AAAATGCTGAAGTTTGTGCCCAGCCGCCGCATCTCCGCCAGCCAGGCCCTACAGCACGACTACTTCAGGGAACTCAACGCGCCCCGCCTCATGGCCAGCAGCAACCGATCCACGCTCACCCAGCAAGTCCTCAGCCCTGCCCCCCTCGCCACCAGCAgccccaccaaccaccaccacctccaccaccaccacccccgccacacGAACGcacccccttccaccacctccaccactaccaccaccaccaccgcagatAACCCCGCAGTCCCCTCTCAGGTCAACACCAATGACGAGAACAACCCCAACGCAGGGAACAGTGCCAACACCAACAACGCCATGCTCTCGAGGGCGCCAGAACCCAAGGccatcatcactgccaccacctccaccaacaccgaCACCAGCACCGCCATATCACCCTCCACACCAcagcccgtcaccaccaccaccgccatccccGCGCCCTCACCCACCTCcggcagcgcctcctccagcatGTAG